A portion of the Streptomyces coeruleoprunus genome contains these proteins:
- a CDS encoding TetR/AcrR family transcriptional regulator, translated as MAKSSAPSRERIVSGAADMISRRGLSATSIREMAKHAKAPLGSTYHYFPEGKQQLASEAVRYTGDWVARSLRKELEAGPAAGLRAFLDLWRKIVVESDFHAGCPVLAVAIEEPPVDEIPPALAAAAEVFEQWETLLAASLREHGAETEQAAQLATLIVAAVEGTVAMCRAKRSTEPLDRTAEQLRALIAAAVKD; from the coding sequence GTGGCCAAGAGCAGTGCGCCGTCGCGCGAGCGGATCGTGTCCGGTGCCGCCGACATGATCAGCCGGCGTGGCCTGAGTGCCACGAGCATCCGGGAGATGGCCAAGCACGCCAAGGCGCCGCTCGGCTCGACGTACCACTACTTCCCCGAGGGCAAGCAGCAGCTGGCCAGTGAGGCCGTCCGGTACACGGGCGACTGGGTGGCCCGGAGTCTGCGCAAGGAACTGGAAGCGGGGCCGGCCGCGGGTCTGAGGGCCTTCCTGGATCTGTGGCGGAAGATCGTCGTGGAGAGCGACTTCCACGCCGGCTGCCCCGTCCTGGCCGTGGCCATCGAGGAACCCCCCGTCGACGAGATCCCACCCGCCCTCGCGGCCGCCGCCGAGGTCTTCGAGCAGTGGGAGACCCTGCTCGCCGCCTCCCTGCGGGAACACGGCGCCGAGACCGAGCAGGCCGCGCAGCTCGCGACGCTCATCGTCGCGGCCGTCGAGGGCACGGTGGCCATGTGCCGCGCCAAACGCAGCACCGAGCCGCTCGACCGCACCGCCGAGCAACTGCGGGCCCTGATCGCGGCCGCGGTCAAGGACTGA
- a CDS encoding zinc-dependent alcohol dehydrogenase, translated as MRELTYVARRTVEWREAPDPELGSDRAAIVAPVAATSCDVDSAILAGHGFLDPPFALGHECVARVTDVGDDVTSVAPGDLVVVPWSISCGTCDHCRTGLTAHCASVPHMAMYGAPIGGDWGGLFSDLVRVPYADAMLVPLPTGLDPVAMASASDNWSLSWRLVAPHLRARPGARVLVVARGSIGLYVCDIAGALGASDILYVDPDPEHRKLAESFGARTAEAIEPIRHGFDLAVEATGRVDQLALAVNSLAPEGICESAGNHFRPGELPLLDMYLTGVTLRIARDNVRAHIPEALALAASGTVEPARVVSHVLDWEQLPDALPEKHLKPVFVRDTTPPRAAH; from the coding sequence ATGCGTGAGCTGACGTACGTCGCCCGCCGCACGGTCGAGTGGCGCGAGGCCCCGGACCCCGAGCTCGGGTCCGATCGGGCCGCGATCGTCGCGCCGGTCGCCGCGACCTCCTGCGACGTGGACTCCGCGATCCTGGCCGGGCACGGCTTCCTGGACCCGCCCTTCGCTCTGGGACACGAGTGCGTCGCCCGCGTCACCGACGTCGGCGACGACGTGACGAGCGTGGCTCCCGGCGACCTCGTCGTCGTGCCCTGGTCCATCAGCTGCGGCACCTGCGACCACTGCCGCACCGGGCTCACCGCCCACTGCGCCTCGGTCCCGCACATGGCGATGTACGGCGCGCCGATCGGCGGTGACTGGGGCGGCCTCTTCTCCGACCTCGTCCGCGTCCCGTACGCGGACGCCATGCTGGTCCCGCTCCCCACCGGCCTCGACCCGGTCGCGATGGCCTCGGCGAGCGACAACTGGTCCCTGTCCTGGCGGCTCGTCGCCCCGCACCTCAGGGCCCGCCCCGGCGCCCGGGTGCTGGTCGTGGCACGCGGCAGCATCGGCCTGTACGTCTGCGACATCGCCGGCGCCCTCGGCGCCTCCGACATCCTGTACGTCGATCCCGACCCCGAACACCGCAAGCTCGCCGAGAGCTTCGGCGCCCGCACCGCCGAGGCGATCGAACCGATCCGCCACGGCTTCGACCTCGCCGTCGAGGCCACCGGCCGCGTCGACCAGCTCGCCCTCGCCGTCAACTCCCTCGCGCCCGAAGGCATCTGCGAATCGGCCGGCAACCACTTCCGCCCCGGAGAACTGCCGCTCCTCGACATGTACCTCACCGGCGTCACCCTGCGCATCGCCCGGGACAACGTCCGCGCCCACATCCCCGAGGCCCTGGCCCTCGCCGCCTCCGGCACCGTCGAACCGGCCCGCGTCGTCTCCCACGTCCTCGACTGGGAACAACTCCCCGACGCCCTGCCGGAGAAGCACCTCAAGCCCGTCTTCGTCCGCGACACCACCCCGCCCCGGGCAGCACACTGA
- a CDS encoding tautomerase family protein: MPMIRLTVPVGALTEEGRTTVQRDLAAVLLRREGAPDTAFFRAQAWSYLVELPEGAQTTAEDDTPRFLVEVTVPQGALSERRKAGLVQDATKTVLSAAGLAPRDALRVWVLVHEQPDGTWGAGGSVIRYADLVSLARQDKERADA; the protein is encoded by the coding sequence GTGCCCATGATCCGATTGACCGTGCCGGTCGGCGCCCTCACCGAAGAGGGCCGCACCACCGTTCAGCGCGACCTCGCGGCCGTGCTGCTGCGCCGGGAAGGTGCACCTGACACCGCGTTCTTCCGTGCGCAGGCGTGGAGCTACCTCGTCGAGCTGCCCGAAGGCGCCCAGACCACCGCCGAGGACGACACGCCCCGCTTCCTCGTGGAAGTGACGGTGCCGCAAGGGGCGCTGTCCGAGCGGCGCAAGGCCGGGCTGGTCCAGGACGCGACGAAGACGGTGCTGTCCGCCGCCGGCCTCGCTCCGCGGGACGCGCTGCGGGTCTGGGTGCTCGTGCACGAGCAGCCGGACGGGACCTGGGGTGCGGGTGGCTCCGTCATCCGCTACGCCGACCTGGTGTCCCTGGCGCGGCAGGACAAGGAGCGGGCCGATGCGTGA